A section of the Schistosoma haematobium chromosome ZW, whole genome shotgun sequence genome encodes:
- the PDCD2_1 gene encoding Programmed cell death protein 2, variant 2 (EggNog:ENOG410V7UN~COG:S), whose product MSTGLALGFAVEGAPWHLVSHLFPDKVGGRPAWLALQHLPSPSELKCAVCLNPMCFLLQIYSPLSEKPDCFHRMLFLFMCRNSECHYKPDHVPFYVFRSQLSRQNCYYSFEPPENEFPSREMLNSMIKANSIPWAGKYSSICPICGCKADKTCSKCKATSYCSKMHQVLDWKRHKLECGSKCHDFMLLFEQNSFLLPEYRLCSEPADNFSSNDESTSEEVETDTETVDLGLSNDSEVKALEFIAKKETKEEARFRMFREAMKSAPDQVVRFHRGGKPIWLSNDPVEVEKCEVCGSERVFEFQVTPQILFHLKLDKVGELNPDFGSLYVFTCSNSCELPRRKKCTEVSPSKCDNAFIEYQREIVIRQMVP is encoded by the exons ATGTCAACTGGGCTTGCCCTTGGTTTCGCTGTCGAGGGTGCACCCTGGCACTTGGTTTCTCATTTATTCCCAGATAAAGTTGGTGGGCGACCAGCTTGGCTAGCTCTTCAACACTTACCATCTCCTAGTGAACTAAAGTGTGCAGTATGTTTGAATCCAATGTGTTTCCTCTTACAG ATATACTCCCCTCTATCTGAAAAACCTGACTGTTTTCATCggatgttatttttatttatgtgcCGAAATAGTGAATGTCATTATAAGCCTGATCATGTACCATTCTATGTGTTTCGATCTCAGTTATCAAGACAAAATTGCTATTACAG CTTCGAGCCCCCTGAGAACGAATTTCCCAGTCGCGAAATGTTAAACTCGATGATAAAGGCTAACTCTATTCCATGGGCTGGCAAATATTCATCTATCTGCCCAATTTGTGGATGTAAAGCAGACAAAACTTGTTCAAAGTGTAAAGCCACTTCTTATTGTTCTAAAATGCACCAG GTTCTAGACTGGAAACGACACAAGTTAGAATGTGGTTCGAAATGTCACGATTTCATGTTATTATTCGAACAAAATAGCTTCTTACTTCCTGAGTACCGTTTATGTTCTGAACCTGCAGACAACTTTTCTTCAAATGATGAAAGTACTTCAGAAGAGGTGGAAACTGACACTGAAACTGTAGACCTGGGACTTTCAAA TGATTCTGAAGTTAAAGCGCTTGAATTTATAGCCAAGAAAGAGACTAAAGAAGAAGCCAGATTTAGAATGTTTAGAGAAGCAATGAAATCGGCTCCTGACCAA GTCGTACGATTTCATAGAGGTGGTAAACCCATTTGGCTGAGTAACGATCCTGTAGAAGTTGAAAAATGTGAAGTATGCGGTTCCGAACGTGTTTTCGAATTTCAG GTTACTCCTCAAATATTGTTTCACTTAAAATTGGATAAAGTTGGTGAATTAAATCCAGATTTCGGTTCGCTTTACGTTTTTACTTGTTCTAATTCATGTGAACTTCCTAGAAGAAAAAAATGTACAGAAGTATCACCTTCTAAATGTGATAATGCATTTATTGAATATCAACGTGAAATTGTCATTCGTCAAATGGTTCCATAA
- the PDCD2_1 gene encoding Programmed cell death protein 2 (EggNog:ENOG410V7UN~COG:S), with the protein MSTGLALGFAVEGAPWHLVSHLFPDKVGGRPAWLALQHLPSPSELKCAVCLNPMCFLLQIYSPLSEKPDCFHRMLFLFMCRNSECHYKPDHVPFYVFRSQLSRQNCYYSFEPPENEFPSREMLNSMIKANSIPWAGKYSSICPICGCKADKTCSKCKATSYCSKMHQVLDWKRHKLECGSKCHDFMLLFEQNSFLLPEYRLCSEPADNFSSNDESTSEEVETDTETVDLGLSK; encoded by the exons ATGTCAACTGGGCTTGCCCTTGGTTTCGCTGTCGAGGGTGCACCCTGGCACTTGGTTTCTCATTTATTCCCAGATAAAGTTGGTGGGCGACCAGCTTGGCTAGCTCTTCAACACTTACCATCTCCTAGTGAACTAAAGTGTGCAGTATGTTTGAATCCAATGTGTTTCCTCTTACAG ATATACTCCCCTCTATCTGAAAAACCTGACTGTTTTCATCggatgttatttttatttatgtgcCGAAATAGTGAATGTCATTATAAGCCTGATCATGTACCATTCTATGTGTTTCGATCTCAGTTATCAAGACAAAATTGCTATTACAG CTTCGAGCCCCCTGAGAACGAATTTCCCAGTCGCGAAATGTTAAACTCGATGATAAAGGCTAACTCTATTCCATGGGCTGGCAAATATTCATCTATCTGCCCAATTTGTGGATGTAAAGCAGACAAAACTTGTTCAAAGTGTAAAGCCACTTCTTATTGTTCTAAAATGCACCAG GTTCTAGACTGGAAACGACACAAGTTAGAATGTGGTTCGAAATGTCACGATTTCATGTTATTATTCGAACAAAATAGCTTCTTACTTCCTGAGTACCGTTTATGTTCTGAACCTGCAGACAACTTTTCTTCAAATGATGAAAGTACTTCAGAAGAGGTGGAAACTGACACTGAAACTGTAGACCTGGGACTTTCAAAGTAA
- a CDS encoding hypothetical protein (EggNog:ENOG41KOG1123~COG:L) encodes MDDQEQPHAEVVFMGEAQVGKTALVQRIIKGSSYFLWNDKYEPTIEDSFVREFIVGGNLCRLRLIDTAGSYTFPAMNRLWQRRASAFVLVCARDNPSSLDRIKTILQEIQDERQENYRKLITVIVVNKSDIRESEWMVKDEDVEQLAENLQIPFSSVVIASARDNYGMIEILKVLWEQNQEAGENRILFDLLPFKSGKADERRRASAFAVLFGNSSSKGATVLHIGHNQRPRHSDAQESNNMALDTNTKFQNVNSFGIAFMRKLGRLSLGGHRSNKRDKTSREPSVIKPDCNVS; translated from the coding sequence ATGGATGATCAAGAGCAACCACATGCAGAAGTTGTATTCATGGGAGAAGCCCAAGTGGGGAAGACAGCTTTAGTCCAACGAATAATCAAAGGGTCAAGTTATTTTTTATGGAACGATAAATATGAACCTACAATTGAAGACTCGTTCGTCAGAGAATTTATAGTTGGAGGAAATTTATGCAGATTGAGACTTATTGACACTGCAGGAAGTTACACGTTCCCAGCAATGAATAGACTGTGGCAACGAAGAGCTTCTGCATTTGTATTAGTGTGTGCAAGAGATAACCCATCAAGTTTAGACAGGATAAAGACGATTTTGCAAGAAATTCAGGATGAAAGACAAGAAAATTACAGAAAATTAATAACAGTGATAGTTGTCAATAAGAGTGATATTAGAGAAAGTGAATGGATGGTAAAAGATGAGGATGTTGAACAACTAGCAGAAAACTTACAGATACCTTTTAGTTCAGTCGTCATTGCATCAGCTCGTGACAATTACGGTatgattgaaattttaaaaGTATTATGGGAACAAAATCAAGAAGCTGGAGAGAACAGAATTTTATTTGATTTGCTGCCTTTTAAGTCTGGTAAGGCTGATGAAAGAAGAAGAGCAAGTGCATTTGCAGTACTTTTTGGGAATTCGTCATCTAAGGGCGCGACAGTTCTTCACATAGGACACAATCAACGTCCTAGGCATTCTGATGCACAAGAAAGCAATAACATGGCACTGGACACAAATACTAAGTTTCAAAATGTAAATTCATTTGGAATAGCATTTATGAGAAAACTAGGGCGACTAAGTCTTGGTGGACATCGCAGTAATAAACGAGACAAAACAAGCCGAGAACCTTCTGTTATTAAACCAGACTGTAATGTATCTTAA